A single window of Actinoallomurus bryophytorum DNA harbors:
- a CDS encoding SPW repeat protein, whose translation MTDHPDAAEMRERYARMTGGRKVEIMEGLVMLTGLYLAISPWVVHFSSTYPNMMVNDLVLGLALAAIGWGMVLFPERALGLGWMLIPVGIWLIISPWVATANHSAPKGIIWSNAVVGALACALGAVTAAMSLKSRGSRGAAKGTRTL comes from the coding sequence ATGACCGACCATCCCGACGCAGCCGAAATGCGAGAGCGCTACGCGCGGATGACCGGGGGCCGCAAGGTGGAGATCATGGAGGGACTGGTCATGCTGACCGGTCTCTACCTCGCGATCTCGCCGTGGGTCGTGCACTTCAGCTCGACGTATCCGAACATGATGGTCAACGACCTGGTGCTGGGCCTCGCCCTCGCGGCGATCGGCTGGGGGATGGTGTTGTTCCCGGAGCGGGCACTCGGCCTCGGCTGGATGCTCATCCCGGTCGGCATCTGGTTGATCATCTCGCCCTGGGTGGCCACCGCGAACCACAGCGCACCCAAGGGCATCATCTGGAGCAATGCGGTCGTCGGCGCGCTCGCCTGCGCGCTGGGCGCCGTCACCGCGGCGATGTCGCTCAAGAGCCGCGGTTCGCGTGGTGCCGCCAAGGGCACCAGAACTCTCTAG
- a CDS encoding glutamate--cysteine ligase 2 — protein sequence MRSFGVEEEMLLVDPDTGAAVALAEAVTDGGEDAPQSELQSQQVETDTVPCTSLDELAGLLRAERRAAADAAARKNCQVVALATSPLAVSPSTTPKDRYLRMAEEYALTAQEQLTCGCHVHVRIESEEEGVAVLDRIRPWLPALLAMTANSPFWQGGDSGYASYRHQVWGRWPSAGPTDLFGTPEVYHDTIDAMIKSGGLLDEGMVYFDARLARHYPTVEIRVADVCMPVDDALLLAALVRGLVETAAREWDKGEPPSPVRTELLRLASWRASRSGLEGELVHPVTARPASAETVVRALLDHVTPALADIGDLDAATEMTGRLLSRGNGAVLQRRTYERTGDLAEVVRSAVTRTLDG from the coding sequence GTGCGTAGTTTCGGGGTCGAAGAGGAAATGCTGCTCGTCGATCCGGACACCGGTGCCGCCGTGGCGCTGGCCGAGGCGGTCACGGACGGCGGCGAGGACGCGCCCCAGTCCGAGCTCCAGAGTCAGCAGGTCGAGACGGACACCGTGCCGTGCACGAGCCTGGATGAGCTGGCGGGCCTGCTGCGCGCCGAGCGGCGTGCCGCGGCCGACGCCGCCGCCCGCAAGAACTGCCAGGTGGTCGCGCTGGCGACCTCGCCGCTCGCGGTCAGCCCCTCGACCACGCCCAAGGACAGATACCTGCGGATGGCCGAGGAGTACGCGCTCACCGCGCAGGAGCAGCTGACCTGCGGCTGCCACGTCCACGTCCGGATCGAATCCGAGGAGGAGGGGGTCGCGGTCCTGGACCGGATTCGCCCGTGGCTGCCCGCGCTGCTCGCGATGACCGCGAACTCGCCCTTCTGGCAGGGCGGCGACAGCGGGTACGCGAGTTACCGGCACCAGGTCTGGGGCCGCTGGCCGTCCGCCGGGCCGACCGACCTGTTCGGCACCCCCGAGGTCTACCACGACACCATCGACGCGATGATCAAGAGCGGCGGGCTGCTGGACGAGGGCATGGTCTACTTCGACGCACGCCTGGCACGGCACTACCCGACCGTGGAGATCCGCGTCGCGGACGTGTGCATGCCGGTCGACGACGCACTTCTGCTGGCCGCGCTCGTACGCGGACTGGTGGAGACGGCGGCGCGGGAGTGGGACAAGGGCGAGCCGCCGAGCCCGGTACGCACCGAACTGCTCCGCCTGGCCTCCTGGCGAGCGAGCCGGTCGGGGCTCGAGGGCGAGCTGGTGCATCCCGTCACGGCCCGCCCGGCCTCCGCCGAGACCGTCGTACGCGCGCTGCTGGACCACGTGACGCCCGCCCTGGCCGACATCGGCGACCTCGACGCGGCGACCGAGATGACCGGCCGCCTGCTGAGCCGCGGCAACGGCGCCGTTCTTCAGCGCCGGACGTACGAGCGGACCGGCGATCTGGCCGAGGTCGTACGCTCCGCGGTGACCCGCACCCTCGACGGGTGA
- a CDS encoding TetR/AcrR family transcriptional regulator, giving the protein MPKIVDHEARRMKLADAVGRVIARDGVNEVSIRSVAAEAGWSSGALRHYFTTRAELLAFACDQVIQRVTTRITNMRHTGTIHQAVRDTLLETMPIDAQRHAEATVAFAFLVLGLSDPRLAEVQRTHFDSMYGLCLQIIENLDTDGLLAPHTASTELLARRLHAIVDGLSIQRLAGHMTPEIMIIQLDAYLAEIILSTDETR; this is encoded by the coding sequence ATGCCGAAGATCGTGGACCACGAGGCGCGCAGGATGAAGCTCGCCGACGCTGTCGGCCGCGTCATCGCCAGGGACGGGGTGAACGAGGTCTCGATCCGCTCGGTCGCCGCCGAGGCCGGCTGGTCGTCAGGCGCGCTGCGGCACTACTTCACCACCCGCGCCGAGCTGCTGGCCTTCGCCTGCGACCAGGTGATACAGCGGGTCACGACCCGGATCACCAACATGAGGCACACCGGCACCATCCATCAGGCGGTCCGCGACACGCTGCTGGAGACCATGCCGATCGACGCGCAGCGTCACGCCGAGGCCACCGTCGCCTTCGCCTTCCTGGTGCTCGGCCTGAGCGATCCGCGTCTGGCCGAGGTCCAGCGCACCCACTTCGACAGCATGTACGGGCTCTGCCTTCAGATCATCGAGAACCTGGACACCGACGGCCTCCTGGCCCCCCACACCGCCTCGACCGAACTCCTCGCCCGGCGCCTGCACGCCATCGTCGACGGCCTGTCCATCCAGCGGCTGGCCGGCCACATGACCCCGGAGATCATGATCATCCAACTCGACGCCTACCTGGCCGAAATCATCCTCAGCACAGATGAGACCCGCTGA
- a CDS encoding MFS transporter: MSRRTSSARLTFLVLSAAAAAFSMLQSLVSPVLSTIQHDLHTSQTTVTWVLTAWLLSASVATPLLGRIGDMIGKERTLLVALGAIALGCLVAALAPNIGVLIVARVIQGLGGAVFPVSFGIIRDEFPAARVPSAVGLLSAVIAAGGGLGIVLSGPIVESLGWRWLFWVPMIVVTATAVLARRYVPESPVRSPGRIDWSAALLLSGWLVALLIPLSEASSWGWTSPVVLTLFALAVVLLAAWIRVELRSRNPLIDMRMMRLPAVWTANAVALLFGAGMFSVYGFLPEFLQTPAGTGYGFGASVTGAGLLMLPMLVTMAVSGALSGPVAPVFGVKAQLVWGSACSVVACTGFALYHDRPWQLGVAGAVFGLGLGLAYSSMTSLIVQNVPAGQTGVASGMNANIRTIGGSIGTAVVSSVIAAHPRPDGLPQESGFTHGFLLLALTSAATVALALLVPSARRKAEPEPAADGEPLVAIR; encoded by the coding sequence ATGTCACGCAGGACCTCCTCCGCACGGCTGACCTTTCTCGTGCTGTCGGCCGCCGCCGCGGCCTTCTCGATGCTGCAGTCACTGGTCAGCCCCGTACTCTCCACCATCCAGCACGACCTGCACACCAGCCAGACCACGGTGACCTGGGTCCTGACCGCGTGGCTGCTGTCCGCGTCGGTGGCGACCCCGCTGTTGGGCCGGATCGGCGACATGATCGGCAAAGAGCGCACGCTGCTCGTCGCCCTGGGCGCGATCGCCCTCGGCTGCCTGGTCGCCGCACTCGCCCCGAACATCGGCGTACTGATCGTCGCCCGGGTGATCCAGGGGCTCGGCGGCGCGGTGTTCCCGGTGTCGTTCGGGATCATCCGCGACGAGTTCCCCGCCGCGCGTGTGCCCTCGGCGGTCGGCCTCCTGTCGGCCGTCATCGCGGCCGGCGGCGGGCTGGGCATCGTACTGTCCGGCCCCATCGTCGAGTCGCTGGGCTGGCGCTGGCTGTTCTGGGTTCCCATGATCGTCGTCACGGCCACGGCCGTCCTGGCGCGCAGGTACGTCCCGGAGTCTCCGGTACGCTCGCCCGGCCGCATCGACTGGTCCGCCGCGCTGCTGCTGTCCGGATGGCTGGTGGCGCTGCTGATCCCGCTGAGCGAGGCGTCGTCGTGGGGCTGGACCTCGCCGGTGGTGCTCACGCTGTTCGCCCTCGCCGTCGTCCTGCTCGCCGCGTGGATCCGGGTCGAGCTCCGGTCGCGGAACCCGCTGATCGACATGCGCATGATGCGGCTGCCCGCGGTGTGGACGGCCAACGCCGTGGCGCTGCTGTTCGGGGCCGGCATGTTCTCGGTCTACGGGTTCCTGCCGGAGTTCCTGCAGACCCCGGCGGGCACCGGGTACGGATTCGGCGCCAGCGTGACCGGCGCCGGTCTGCTGATGCTGCCCATGCTGGTCACGATGGCCGTGAGCGGGGCTCTCAGCGGACCTGTCGCGCCGGTCTTCGGCGTGAAGGCGCAACTGGTCTGGGGGTCGGCCTGCAGCGTCGTCGCGTGTACGGGGTTCGCCCTTTACCACGACCGGCCGTGGCAGCTCGGCGTCGCCGGCGCGGTGTTCGGGCTCGGCCTCGGCCTCGCGTACTCCTCGATGACCAGCCTGATCGTGCAGAACGTACCGGCCGGGCAGACCGGCGTGGCCAGTGGCATGAACGCCAACATCCGCACCATCGGGGGCTCCATCGGCACGGCCGTCGTCAGCTCCGTCATCGCGGCGCACCCACGGCCCGACGGCCTGCCGCAGGAGTCCGGCTTCACGCACGGCTTCCTGCTGCTGGCCCTCACCTCGGCGGCCACCGTCGCGCTGGCCCTGCTCGTCCCCTCCGCCCGCCGGAAGGCCGAGCCCGAGCCGGCGGCGGACGGCGAGCCGCTCGTGGCGATCCGCTGA
- a CDS encoding acyl-CoA dehydrogenase family protein: MTSLDADFYDQQSLLTEDEREIVLRVRSFMEKEVAPIANEAWAKAEFPHRLVPGFAELDVAGLACRGARSLLTGFVTMEMNRVDPSMATFFGVHTGLAMGSIAHCGSDEQQERWLPAMSRMQKIGAFGLTEPHGGSDVAAGLETTARRDGDAWVLNGAKRWIGNATFADLVIIWARDEEDDHVKGFVVEKGTPGFTATKIEHKIALRTVENADITLTDCRVPEADRLQRAGGFRDTADILRRTRGGVAWQAVGVMMGAYERALAYAKEREQFGRPIAKFQLVQDLLVRILGNLTSSMGMVVRLAQLQDSGVYRDEHSALAKAYCTVRMREAVGWSREILGGNGIVLDYDVGRFVADAEAIYSYEGTREMNTLITGRAITGLGAFV; this comes from the coding sequence ATGACCTCTCTCGACGCCGACTTCTATGACCAGCAGAGCCTGTTGACCGAGGACGAACGCGAGATCGTCCTGCGGGTCAGGTCCTTCATGGAAAAGGAGGTGGCGCCGATCGCGAACGAGGCATGGGCGAAGGCGGAGTTTCCGCACCGGCTCGTGCCCGGCTTCGCGGAGCTGGACGTCGCCGGGCTGGCCTGCCGTGGCGCGCGCAGTCTCCTGACCGGGTTCGTGACGATGGAGATGAACCGCGTCGACCCGTCGATGGCCACGTTCTTCGGCGTGCACACGGGCCTTGCCATGGGCAGCATCGCCCACTGCGGCTCCGACGAGCAACAGGAACGCTGGCTGCCCGCGATGTCGCGGATGCAGAAGATCGGGGCGTTCGGGCTGACCGAGCCGCACGGCGGCTCGGACGTGGCCGCCGGGCTGGAGACCACGGCGCGCCGCGACGGCGACGCGTGGGTCCTGAACGGCGCCAAGCGCTGGATCGGCAACGCCACCTTCGCCGACCTGGTCATCATCTGGGCCAGGGACGAGGAGGACGACCACGTCAAGGGCTTCGTGGTCGAGAAGGGCACCCCGGGGTTCACCGCGACGAAGATCGAGCACAAGATCGCGCTGCGTACGGTGGAGAACGCCGACATCACGCTCACCGACTGCCGCGTCCCCGAGGCCGACCGCCTCCAGCGGGCCGGCGGTTTCCGCGACACCGCCGACATCCTGCGCCGGACCAGGGGCGGGGTCGCCTGGCAGGCGGTCGGGGTGATGATGGGTGCGTACGAGCGGGCACTCGCGTACGCGAAGGAACGCGAGCAGTTCGGCCGGCCGATCGCCAAGTTCCAGCTCGTCCAGGACCTGCTCGTCCGCATCCTCGGCAACCTGACGTCCTCGATGGGAATGGTCGTACGGCTCGCGCAGCTCCAGGACTCCGGCGTCTACCGTGACGAGCACTCGGCCCTGGCCAAGGCGTACTGCACCGTACGGATGCGGGAGGCGGTGGGCTGGTCGCGGGAGATCCTCGGCGGCAACGGGATCGTCCTGGACTACGACGTCGGCCGGTTCGTCGCGGACGCCGAGGCCATCTACTCCTACGAGGGCACGCGGGAGATGAACACCCTGATCACCGGGCGCGCCATCACCGGCCTCGGCGCCTTCGTCTAG
- a CDS encoding glyoxalase superfamily protein — translation MNWKLELVAIPVSDVDRAKEFYTEKAGFVLDHDHRVSDEIRFVQLTPKGSACSIALGLGVTDMAPGSVRGVQVVVPDIEAAHAELAGRGVDVGEIQQLPWGRFVYFSDPDGNRWSVQESGPRD, via the coding sequence GTGAACTGGAAGCTCGAACTCGTGGCCATCCCCGTGTCGGACGTCGACCGCGCCAAGGAGTTCTACACGGAAAAGGCCGGCTTCGTGCTCGACCACGACCACCGGGTCAGCGACGAGATCCGCTTCGTCCAGCTGACCCCAAAGGGCTCGGCCTGCTCTATCGCGCTGGGCCTCGGCGTGACGGACATGGCGCCCGGCTCGGTACGCGGCGTGCAGGTGGTGGTCCCCGACATCGAGGCGGCCCACGCCGAACTCGCCGGCCGGGGCGTGGACGTCGGCGAGATCCAGCAGTTGCCGTGGGGACGCTTCGTCTACTTCAGCGACCCGGACGGCAACCGCTGGTCCGTGCAGGAGAGCGGACCCCGCGACTAG
- a CDS encoding oxidoreductase: MPKTWLITGSSRGIGRELARAVLERGDRLVATARSPERLGDLVQAYGDRIHAVALDVTDAAAAESVVRLAVERFGSLDVVVNNAGYADSAPIEETSDDDFRAQVETNLFGVVNVTRAALPVLRAQRSGHIVQISSVGGRVGGTPGMGAYQTSKFAVEGFSEVLNNEVRPLGIKVIIVEPGGFRTDWGGSSMRLATVGPDYEETVGKVNEFRRATDGAQPGDPARAAQVIAGLPDLEEPPLRLLLGSDALTLAGKASRSRAAEAERWASVSRSTDFEGTPEVGDSAVTDLLSHDRA, from the coding sequence ATGCCGAAGACCTGGCTGATCACTGGGAGTTCCCGCGGCATCGGCCGTGAGCTGGCGCGAGCCGTCCTCGAGCGCGGCGATCGCCTGGTCGCCACCGCGCGCAGTCCCGAGCGGCTCGGGGACCTCGTCCAGGCGTACGGCGACCGGATCCACGCGGTGGCCCTCGACGTCACCGACGCCGCGGCGGCGGAGAGCGTCGTGCGGCTGGCGGTCGAGAGGTTCGGCTCGCTGGACGTGGTCGTCAACAACGCCGGCTACGCCGACTCGGCGCCCATCGAGGAGACGTCCGACGACGACTTCCGCGCCCAGGTCGAGACCAACCTGTTCGGCGTCGTGAACGTCACCAGGGCGGCCCTCCCGGTGCTGCGTGCGCAGCGGTCCGGCCACATCGTGCAGATCTCCTCGGTAGGCGGCCGCGTCGGCGGTACGCCCGGGATGGGCGCCTACCAGACCTCCAAGTTCGCCGTCGAAGGATTCTCCGAGGTGCTGAACAACGAAGTGAGGCCCTTGGGGATCAAGGTGATCATCGTCGAGCCCGGCGGGTTCCGCACCGACTGGGGCGGCTCGTCGATGAGGCTCGCCACCGTCGGCCCGGACTACGAGGAGACCGTCGGGAAGGTCAATGAGTTCCGGCGAGCGACCGACGGCGCCCAGCCGGGCGACCCGGCACGCGCGGCACAGGTGATCGCCGGCCTGCCCGACCTGGAGGAGCCGCCGCTGCGGCTGCTGCTCGGCTCGGACGCCCTCACCCTGGCCGGGAAGGCGTCCCGGTCACGGGCCGCCGAGGCCGAGCGCTGGGCCTCCGTGAGCCGCTCCACCGACTTCGAGGGAACTCCCGAGGTCGGCGACTCGGCGGTCACGGACCTGCTCTCCCACGACCGCGCCTGA
- a CDS encoding MFS transporter, which yields MANAPRSEDDLQATPPATPPPDPDLPVAHSEESAHAIEPPETARTEQIEGTLTRELRPTRVVPRWIGWLVIAAGALMLPWVAGLVFILPTRHEAAHYGFSWIGFDLALCGMLMRTGWLAQKGREHLELSAAITGTLLMVDAWFDVVTADSHREFAIALTLALGAELPLAVFCLWIAGRVEFRRQRRAEAMARLLRQWSRRPYERSSPSPEGPDGP from the coding sequence ATGGCCAACGCCCCCCGCTCCGAAGACGACCTACAGGCCACACCACCTGCTACTCCGCCCCCGGATCCCGATCTCCCCGTGGCCCACTCCGAGGAGTCGGCGCACGCCATCGAACCACCGGAGACCGCCCGTACCGAGCAGATCGAGGGGACCCTCACCCGTGAGCTGCGGCCCACCCGGGTGGTACCCCGGTGGATCGGCTGGCTGGTCATCGCCGCGGGCGCGCTCATGCTGCCGTGGGTCGCCGGCCTGGTGTTCATCCTGCCCACACGTCACGAGGCCGCGCACTACGGTTTCTCGTGGATCGGTTTCGACCTCGCCCTGTGCGGGATGCTCATGCGTACCGGCTGGCTGGCCCAGAAAGGACGCGAGCACCTCGAACTCAGTGCGGCGATCACGGGAACGCTGCTGATGGTCGACGCCTGGTTCGACGTGGTGACGGCGGACAGCCACCGGGAGTTCGCGATCGCACTGACACTCGCCTTGGGAGCCGAGTTGCCACTGGCCGTCTTCTGCCTCTGGATCGCCGGGCGCGTGGAGTTCCGCCGCCAGCGGCGAGCCGAGGCGATGGCCCGGCTCCTGCGGCAGTGGTCGCGACGCCCGTACGAGCGAAGCTCCCCCTCACCCGAAGGGCCTGACGGACCATGA
- a CDS encoding GntR family transcriptional regulator, whose product MSADEVSGTSGRDRPVVTGIREAILSGEFVPNQRLVEADLSERFAASRASVRAALLELTNEGLIERVQNRGARVRAVPLEEAIEISEVRMVVEGLCAAKAAHRVTEAESGELQDIGESMRQAVSSGDVLGYSRLNERLHRRIREISGQRTAATVLERLRAQNVRHQFRLAMHPGRSAVSLPEHLAIIDAIRANDADAAERAARAHLRSVIQTLPEAAQNPAERGPAR is encoded by the coding sequence GTGTCGGCAGACGAGGTGAGCGGCACATCCGGCCGCGACCGGCCGGTGGTGACCGGCATCCGCGAGGCGATTCTCAGCGGTGAGTTCGTGCCGAACCAGCGCCTGGTGGAGGCCGACCTGTCCGAAAGGTTCGCCGCCAGCAGGGCGAGCGTCCGTGCCGCGCTCCTCGAACTGACCAACGAGGGCCTGATCGAACGCGTACAGAACCGCGGCGCACGCGTACGCGCGGTCCCGCTCGAAGAGGCGATCGAGATCTCCGAGGTACGCATGGTGGTGGAGGGCCTGTGCGCCGCCAAGGCCGCCCACCGCGTCACCGAGGCCGAGTCAGGCGAACTCCAGGACATCGGCGAGAGCATGCGCCAGGCCGTCTCGTCCGGTGACGTGCTCGGCTACTCCCGGCTGAACGAGCGGCTGCACCGCCGGATCCGCGAGATCAGCGGACAGCGAACCGCCGCGACGGTCCTCGAACGCTTGCGCGCCCAGAACGTCCGCCACCAGTTCAGGCTCGCGATGCATCCCGGCCGGTCCGCGGTGTCGCTGCCCGAGCACCTGGCCATCATCGACGCGATCCGCGCCAACGACGCCGACGCCGCGGAACGCGCCGCCCGAGCCCACCTGCGCAGCGTCATCCAGACCCTGCCGGAGGCCGCCCAGAACCCGGCCGAACGCGGCCCGGCACGGTGA